In a single window of the Populus alba chromosome 16, ASM523922v2, whole genome shotgun sequence genome:
- the LOC118050406 gene encoding putative glucose-6-phosphate 1-epimerase isoform X2 has product MALNMVHDADGLPRIILTDPTGSSAEVLLYGGQVVSWKNERREELLFMSSKAIWKPPKAIRGGIPVCFPQFGNLGSLERHGFARNKLWSLDNDPSPLPPTNNQSSVDLILKSTEEDLKTWPRSFELRLRITLSASKLTLISRVRNTDNRPFSFTFALRNYLSVSDISEVRVEGLETLDYLDNLMHRERFTEQADAITFDGEVDRVYLSTPSKIAIIDHEKKRTFVLRKDGMPDAVMWNPWDRKAKALPDMGDEDYKSMLCVDSASIETPIVLKPFEEWKGYQELSTVSSSYCSGQLDPRKVLYGFH; this is encoded by the exons ATGGCGTTGAATATGGTTCATGATGCTGATGGGCTGCCAAGGATTATTTTGACTGACCCTACTGGCTCTTCTGCTGAG GTGCTTTTGTATGGCGGGCAGGTTGTTTCATGGAAGAATGAACGAAGAGAGGAACTACTTTTTATGAGCAGCAAG GCAATTTGGAAGCCACCAAAAGCCATCAGGGGAGGCATTCCTGTCTGCTTTCCACAG TTTGGGAATCTTGGTTCATTGGAGCGACATGGGTTTGCAAGGAACAAATTGTGGTCATTGGACAATGACCCTTCACCTCTGCCTCCAACAAACAATCAGTCATCAGTGGATCTGATATTGAAGTCCACAGAAGAGGATCTGAAAACCTGGCCTAGAAG CTTTGAGCTACGGCTTCGTATCACCCTCAGTGCTAGCAAGCTCACTTTGATATCTCGTGTGAGAAATACAGATAACAGGCCCTTCTCCTTCACTTTTGCACTGCGTAACTACTTATCTGTATCAGATATCAG CGAAGTGCGTGTTGAGGGATTGGAGACACTTGATTACTTAGATAATCTAATGCACAGAGAAAGGTTCACTGAGCAGGCAGATGCGATTACCTTTGATGGCGAG GTTGACAGGGTATATTTGAGCACCCCCTCAAAGATTGCCATCATAGatcatgaaaaaaagagaaccTTTGTACTGCGGAAAGATGGGATGCCAGATGCAG TTATGTGGAATCCTTGGGACAGAAAGGCCAAGGCTCTCCCAGATATGGGGGATGAAGACTACAAAAGCATGTTGTGCGTGGATTCAGCTTCTATTGAAACCCCAATTGTCTTGAAACCTTTTGAGGAGTGGAAGGGCTACCAAGAACTCTCTACTGTGTCATCAAGTTATTGCAGTGGTCAATTGGATCCTCGAAAGGTTCTATATGGCTTTCACTGA
- the LOC118050406 gene encoding putative glucose-6-phosphate 1-epimerase isoform X1 encodes MALNMVHDADGLPRIILTDPTGSSAEVLLYGGQVVSWKNERREELLFMSSKQAIWKPPKAIRGGIPVCFPQFGNLGSLERHGFARNKLWSLDNDPSPLPPTNNQSSVDLILKSTEEDLKTWPRSFELRLRITLSASKLTLISRVRNTDNRPFSFTFALRNYLSVSDISEVRVEGLETLDYLDNLMHRERFTEQADAITFDGEVDRVYLSTPSKIAIIDHEKKRTFVLRKDGMPDAVMWNPWDRKAKALPDMGDEDYKSMLCVDSASIETPIVLKPFEEWKGYQELSTVSSSYCSGQLDPRKVLYGFH; translated from the exons ATGGCGTTGAATATGGTTCATGATGCTGATGGGCTGCCAAGGATTATTTTGACTGACCCTACTGGCTCTTCTGCTGAG GTGCTTTTGTATGGCGGGCAGGTTGTTTCATGGAAGAATGAACGAAGAGAGGAACTACTTTTTATGAGCAGCAAG CAGGCAATTTGGAAGCCACCAAAAGCCATCAGGGGAGGCATTCCTGTCTGCTTTCCACAG TTTGGGAATCTTGGTTCATTGGAGCGACATGGGTTTGCAAGGAACAAATTGTGGTCATTGGACAATGACCCTTCACCTCTGCCTCCAACAAACAATCAGTCATCAGTGGATCTGATATTGAAGTCCACAGAAGAGGATCTGAAAACCTGGCCTAGAAG CTTTGAGCTACGGCTTCGTATCACCCTCAGTGCTAGCAAGCTCACTTTGATATCTCGTGTGAGAAATACAGATAACAGGCCCTTCTCCTTCACTTTTGCACTGCGTAACTACTTATCTGTATCAGATATCAG CGAAGTGCGTGTTGAGGGATTGGAGACACTTGATTACTTAGATAATCTAATGCACAGAGAAAGGTTCACTGAGCAGGCAGATGCGATTACCTTTGATGGCGAG GTTGACAGGGTATATTTGAGCACCCCCTCAAAGATTGCCATCATAGatcatgaaaaaaagagaaccTTTGTACTGCGGAAAGATGGGATGCCAGATGCAG TTATGTGGAATCCTTGGGACAGAAAGGCCAAGGCTCTCCCAGATATGGGGGATGAAGACTACAAAAGCATGTTGTGCGTGGATTCAGCTTCTATTGAAACCCCAATTGTCTTGAAACCTTTTGAGGAGTGGAAGGGCTACCAAGAACTCTCTACTGTGTCATCAAGTTATTGCAGTGGTCAATTGGATCCTCGAAAGGTTCTATATGGCTTTCACTGA